The proteins below come from a single Limosilactobacillus reuteri genomic window:
- the trmD gene encoding tRNA (guanosine(37)-N1)-methyltransferase TrmD produces the protein MRIDILSLFPNMFQATMGESIIGKAQDNGFIDINVTDFRQYTTDKHNHVDDAPFGGGAGMLLQAQPIFDAMDAIHKQTKDQYSKGRVILMDPAGRKFDQAYAKELAQEDHLTFICGHYEGYDERIRNLVTDEASLGDYVLTGGELAAMVMIDATVRFVPGVLGNMSSPMGDSFSNGLLEYPQYTRPADFRGMKVPEVLTSGNHQKIKEWRMRESLRRTLHRRPDLLKTTKLSREQQLMLEDIKLDEDPTVPD, from the coding sequence ATGAGGATTGATATTTTAAGCTTATTCCCCAATATGTTTCAAGCAACAATGGGGGAATCCATTATCGGTAAGGCGCAAGATAATGGATTTATCGATATTAATGTGACCGATTTTCGTCAATATACTACCGATAAGCATAACCATGTTGACGATGCGCCATTTGGTGGGGGAGCGGGGATGCTCCTTCAAGCGCAACCAATTTTTGACGCTATGGATGCAATTCATAAACAAACTAAAGATCAGTATTCAAAGGGACGGGTTATTTTAATGGATCCCGCTGGTCGAAAGTTTGATCAAGCCTATGCCAAAGAGTTAGCCCAGGAAGACCACTTAACATTTATCTGCGGTCATTATGAGGGATATGATGAACGAATCCGCAATTTAGTTACCGATGAAGCGTCTCTTGGCGACTATGTGTTAACAGGCGGGGAATTAGCAGCGATGGTGATGATTGATGCGACTGTCCGCTTTGTTCCTGGTGTCCTCGGCAACATGTCTTCACCAATGGGAGATTCATTTAGTAACGGTTTACTAGAATATCCTCAATATACACGTCCAGCAGATTTTCGGGGAATGAAAGTACCGGAAGTTCTTACGAGTGGTAATCATCAGAAAATTAAAGAATGGCGGATGCGTGAATCGCTACGACGGACTCTTCACCGCCGACCAGATCTTTTAAAAACTACTAAGCTAAGTCGGGAACAGCAATTAATGTTAGAAGATATTAAGCTGGATGAAGATCCAACTGTTCCAGACTAA